In Rutidosis leptorrhynchoides isolate AG116_Rl617_1_P2 chromosome 6, CSIRO_AGI_Rlap_v1, whole genome shotgun sequence, the DNA window aaagaaaaaaatctaagctagcaatgatgatgtcattaaaattaattaattaattttttttttaaaaattaacaataaaaaaaaaCGTAATCCCTTTCAAGTGTTTATATTATGTAACCCTAATCTAAAATCCTCACAACAATTCTTCTCTAATATTTTCTTCATTCGATTATTTCCTATAATTAAGGTTTGTAAAGACGCTATGGATGTTGAACAGAGTAATGCATTAATAGCAACGAAGATTTCAAAGACTCATAGAATTCAAGTTTCTAACACTAAAAAACCATTCCTTTATGACGTCAATCTCGCTAAGGTTAGGGTTTCTTCTTAATCACTTTTGTTAGATTGGAGTGTAATTTGATACTAATTGGTTGTTTCTAATCGTTTCTATATTAGTATGTTTTAGTCAAATTTGATCTCAATTGTGATAATTTTGTAGTTTTTCATGTTGCTTTGAGTTGTACAACACCGTCCTTTGTTTCGACTGTTATTCTTCCATCTATAGCATGTAAACATATATTTGAAGTAAAAATCTAATTCATGGAGTAATAGTCAAATGTTTGCAAACGATTCATCCCACTTCTTCACCAATCTTCTTTTGGTCTTCTTTCACATCCGTGACTTCGGAAATTTTAACAAGGTAACTTTTTCATGTTCaaggtttatttatttttattttttattttttggaaAGCAATCAAGATTTTGTTTCAGATCAAAAGAAAACAGAAGCATGTTTGATTGATACAACCAATTTTCGTAGGTAGTTAAATAGATTTTTACAGCCAATTTTCGTAGGCAAGTGAAACGGATTTTACAACCAATTTTCGTAGGTAGTGAAATACATTTTTAATTCTAGGTTTGAAAGAATATAGTAACTAACAAAGAGATTTATTGGGTGTTTTTATTGGTATTTATCAATTCTGTTAACCGGTTTATTTTAAGtatattgatattgttattgaATTTAGCTGATTAGTAGCAGCATGACATGTTAAATCTAATTTACGAATTGATATTGTGTTATAATTAAAgtgtttatttttatataagttgcaGTTCAAGCTATAGTATATTTAGTACTAATGAGCAAAATTGTGCATCAATTCAGTAATAGCTTTGTGGAAATTTTATGAAAGTGGTGTTGGTGAAGCTGCGATTTCAACATAGTTTCAAGTTTTGTAGCTGATATGTTGAACTTTTACGACATTACTTTAGTTTCCTTGAAAATGTTCAAGCTCTACGGATGAATAAAGTGCAAGACACAATATCAAGACATATATTTCAAACCCTATCTTGAGTATCTACATAATGGAAAAAGTTCTTTGTTATATAATGCTCACTAAACAAACAAATTTTAAGCTTAATGGAGATGTGAAATACTTGCCGTTTCTGATATATTACCATTTTTTTGTGTTATGCTTGAACTTAGTTATGATATTTTTATATGCGTTGATAGTTTTCTTTGTTGAGGTTTTGCCAACTATTTGGTAGGTTTTGACAAAATATAAAGTACTTATATAAACATTATATTAAAACGTGTTTTAATGATTTTTTATGGCAAGTCATATATCACTAGATGTTCAACATTAATACATGTGATTTTTTTATAATAGATATGTATTAAGTAGTATTAATTCAGGTGGGTTGTTTGATTTAATATGCTTAGATTTTATTATCTATTAAGTCATTAGTGCTGTTGTATATGATTGATTCATAATAGATATCTTATAATGATTGATTCAGGGTCATATCTAATACACTTTCAGCTCCGTAAGAGGCGGATGTTTGACAGATCAAATCAGAAATTTATGAAGGCTTTTCACATATGTTTTGTCTTGAATTTATTCAGGTTACACTCTTTTAATGCTTTATTATGTTTTTCATTAGTTATAGTTATTGGCATTTCATCACAATTTTCTCTTATTAGCAATTATCTCTTAATGCACGAAAGTGCTTATTGTGGCTTTTTAAGTACTTACATGATTGTTTTAACGCTACAATTAAGAGTTGTGATCAATTTGTATAAAAACTTATGTACATCTAATTGTTTTCAAACTCTACAAGTAATCATAGGAAAGTTACTATATAACTAAAAGTTATGTATAAAGCTGTTATACTTGCTAATAACCATATATATAGTAACTATATGATGTGATCATTCAACAGTCCCGTTTCATAATAatcaattttaaaaaaaaaaagttttatgcCACTTCTAAATACATTCGGAATTTTGTTGACCCATTTGACCTGTTTCAATGTGTTTTATGATTAACATAGGGTCAATTAATATCTTACTTAAGATTGCTTTCTACTCCTGTCTTTAGTCAGCTATACGTTGTACACGTTTATCTTGAAAGTAAAGTGTAATAAGGGATTGAATGTAATTACATGTTTCACTGATATACCTAAATATTTAAATGTTAGTAGTACCACACACAATATAGTTTAAAAGAAAGTGTTGTATTTGTATTGTTCATTTTAGCATATTGTGTTTCTATAATATTATTTTGTAACATTTTTTTTGGGatgatatataatttttttttaaaatctttaagtaaacccgtgatttcacgggtcattaaactagtaTTTTATTAAACAACATCAAAGATATAAAATGCGAAATATACCGCAACCCTAAACCATAATACAATCCAACTCAATACATCAAATTACAACAATACAAACATCTATTCCTTTTCACTGTTTACAGAAATCATTGTTTATATAGTAACTTagagttgtaatcccttgaatACAACAACTTTCTTGAAATTCGAGGGActaatcagagcgcgacatgtggcgcgacattcacatgtgattgaaaaaaattaaaaaaaaaacgtttttttttttcaaaaatttcctttttttcaaattttttttcttttcaattttttttctttaaaaaaaattaacgcgatttagagtttagggtttaatccCTAAATccaaaactctaaactctaaaccgttcacgTTAAAAACACAATCTAAACTctaaaactaaaccctaaaccctaatttctaagccccaatttctaaaccctaaaccctaatttataaaccctggatataggatttagggtttagagtttaaggtttagagttTGGGTTAGTTAGAGTTTATGGTTGGTTAAGGGTTTAAGGTTGGTTTAATATTACGGTTTAGGAAGTCAATCACATGTGAATCACATTTTTGGTAGTTTTGACTACATGTGAGAAAAAATAATTGTTCGTCACATGTCGCATTCTAATTAGTTGTTTAGATATCAACTTAAAAATTAGATTTATTTGAATATATTCCTCTACTaacttaatatattatattaatataaatattttagcaACCCAGGTATCTTAGTTTTGGATATCTGAGTGGACTAACGACAAATAGAGGGTTGACTCGGTATTTTCttcaattaataattaataatgtaaCCGGCCACTTATACATCACATTGTTCCGTGGTTCTTGTTCATAatctctatatatacatatacatatacgtaaTATCCAAAATATATAGCCACAAATGGAGATTAACTGGACAATTAGTCTAGTTGTTTTGATCACCACTTTTGTTTTTTTCATTATTAACCGCAGGAAAAAGTCAGTAAAAAGACAACCACCCGCCCCACCCGGATGGCCCGTGTTCGGAAACCTTTTCAATCTTGGCACCATGCCACATAGAACCGTTGCTGGGCTAGCCCGTGAGTACGGCCCGATTGTTCGGTTAAAGCTTGGTTCAGTAAACACGGTGGCGATCTTGAATGCTAAGGTCGCCACTGAGTTTTTCAAGAACCATGATTTAACATTTGTCGACCGCACGATAACCGAGACTAGTAAGTCTCATGATTATGACAAATCTTCTTTAGCACTAGCTCCGTACGGTACATACTGGAGAGTGCTAAGAAAGATATGTACGGTCGAAATGATTGTGGCTAAAAGGATCAACGAGTCTGAAAGTGTTAGAAGACGATGTGTTGACGACATGTTGAATTGGATCGAAAAAGAAGCTACTTTGGTCaaaaatggaaatggaattcatgtggCGAAATTTGTGTTTCTAGCTTCGTTTAACTTGCTTGGGAACTTGATGTTGTCACGTGACTTAGCGAATCCGGATTCTGAAATGGGGTCGGAGTTTTTTAAAGCGATGTCAGGGTTGATGGAATGGGGTGGACATCCAAATATATCGGATTTGTATCCGTGGCTAAAATGGTTCGATATCCAAGGTTTGAGAAAAAAAATGGATCGGGATGTTGGAAAGGCGTTAGAGATAGCAACGGGCTGGGTGAACGAGCGGGTTGAAAAACGAGCGCACAAGACAAAAGAACGGGCCAGTGTGAGGAGGAAGGACTTCTTGGATGTCTTATTAGATGAGCCCGAAAAGATGTCTATAAAGGACATAACCGTTTTCATTTTAGTAAGTGTTTTCATGTACATTTTGAGTGTAATGCGGTTACCTTTTGTAACTTACTTTTTAAACTATGTAGGAGATATTTATGGCAGGTTCGGAAACAACGAGTAGCACCATTGAATGGGCCTTGACCGAGTTACTACGAAGCCCTGCAAAAATGACTCGGGTCAAAGACGAGCTTGCATCAGTCATAGGCCCGAATCAGAAGCTTGAAGAAAGTTCAATTGATAACCTTCCCTATTTGCAAGCCATCATAAAAGAAACATTACGTTTACATGCTCCTATCCCGTTTCTGGTCCCACGAAAGGCGGGCGAAGATACAAACTTTATGGGTTATCATATACCGAAGGACACTCAGATGTTCGTTAATTCGTGGGCCATAGGAAGAGATCCCGAGTGTTGGGAGAATCCAAACTCGTTTGAACCCGAGAGGTTTTTGGGCTCGAAAGTTGACTATAAAGGTCAACATTTTGAACTCATTCCTTTTGGTGCAGGGCGAAGGATGTGTGCAGGGGTACCACTTGCAGATCGGGTGTTGCATCTTGTGTTGGGTTCGTTGTTGCACGAGTTCGATTGGGAACTTGAGAGCCATGTGAAAGCGGAGACGTTGGACATGGACGATATAATTGGGATTGTTGTGAGGAAACTCGTACCATTGAAAGCAATACCGAAGAAACTGACCAACTGATCATATGTCTAATTTTAATGCTATATAAGTCACCTGTCAATCAATACTATAAGTTAAGTTTCAATGGAGACATGTGATGTGTTGTGCGAGTATAAATTAACTACTGATACTCGTATATTTAATGATCTTAACGTTATCCTGCCAATCAGTTACTACTGTGAAAACTTCATAATGGTCCTACAGTTAAAAATTCATCTACAAGCAtatgcaaggttgcaaaattcgttatTCCGGGATTAACCGGTCGGAACTTTGAAAGGAGTAATcgacaattcggggattaatcaaATTGTATTTTATACATTTGAATCTTAAATTtcaaaaaattatatgtgtaatatAGAAGAAAACCACAAACATAAACATAAATTTTAACGTAATTGTCcaaaattgttcattttgttcaaaaactttaaAGTTAATTTAAATTCATGTCAAATGTTAACTAAttttgactgactttgattaccaaatttgattttgacccatcaatcgaCGTCGACCAATTtattaaacggatttttgaaaatcagaacggattgctcttaaaaatgagtaatcagggattaatcggtgagtaatcgggttttttacaatagTGAGTACATGTTTGAATTTGGACCGCAAATCTTTCAATATAAACAGAAATATTCACTTTTAAATTCGTAAATTGCGTTTATTTGCATCTCAAATAATCAATTAACAGTAAGTTGATGAACACCACCGAGACATTGTATTAGTGGTACAACTCCTATGTTGGTCCCGGGCCCACGTCCTTGAAATAATAGGTGAGGGTTCGAATCCTGGAGGGGGGTTTTTTCTCAAGTATTTTGTTCGGGTGATACGGTGCATGCTAAGTCTCTCAGTTTAATCCAAAGCACACCGGATACCCAATGCAACGATGGTGTGTAAAGAGTTTCTTTCTAACGCGTATGTGGGTGACAAATGAAagtattcgatgtcgatatcgccgttaaaaaaaGTAAGCTGTGTAAATCAACTTATAAGAGGTATTGAAACTAATATGTATTTTATCCTTTTTTTTAAATTTTTGGGGTGACACTTTAAGTTTGGTATAGCTGAAGGTAATTTATGTAGTTTTCACTACAAAGGACTCTATTTGTTTATTTCATATCATATCAACAAAAAATAATATTGAGAACGATGGATGATGGATCGAGAATGGGGTTCGAAACCCGGTTGCGGTGGCCCGGCATCGGCTCGAAATGAAGCCATCGATCGACGTGAACGGCTTCGAGGGCTTGCTCCTGAAACTAGCTGTCGATCTTGCTAAAGATCCCTATTTCATGCGCAATCATCTCGGAGGGTACTAAAATCCTAAATCTAGCTTTTTATGCGTTGCAACTTGCAACTATCActgttatataaatttaaatttaaatttaaattaaattaaatgagGTTAATGATTTGCAATCGTTATTAAAATTCTTTTCAGTCAATTTCTTGATAATTATAACAGTTCAGACACTGAAAAGTCCATGTGTTAGGTTGGAATTAGTTGAAGATGATTCAAGAAGACTGGTGAGGAGGTGATGTAACGATTGTGTGCTTCACTTACTAAATGTTGATTTTTTTCAAAACGACAATAATTACACTGACCAATTCATTTCCCACACCACCATCCCAAGGAAAACACCTAAGAAAAGTTTTCTGGTAAACAGAATTTGAGAAAAGTTGATTAATCCTACTAATTAGCATACATTGGGGAGTTTTAGAATGCTGAAAAATATATATTGAGAACCCGAAAGATTGCCGATTGTATTTTCTAGAATTTCAAATATCTGCCAATATTGGTGCTAACATTATGTTACTACAACGTACTTCCAAAAACAATTCTTAATATCAGGATGGTTAGGGTTAAAACATTAATTTACATGATTATGGTATCTAACTTGGTACAAACTAAGTACTTGATAATATAGGATTTTGTCACACACAACCCTTGTTTGCGTTCATTTATGTTGTGACACACCTTGTTTTTGGAAGAGTATTTGGTATATTGTACTCAACAAAACGAAGATCTATTTTTCTTTTTCTAATCTTTCTGTAACTTAAATAGTTAACAGAAATTGTATTTGTTATGTAGTTAAGTTCGGTCGACATGGCTACTGAGTGACAAAGCACTTTGATCGGGAGACAAAGCAAAGGTCTTTGCTATTCCAGgtatttattattttcattaatgaaaCTGTATCTCCTTGTTTTTTAGAAAAAAAACGTAAGATATGATAAACAGTTGAAGAAGACAAGAACATTAATCATATCTGCTCTTTCTTATTTAATACTCTGTAGTAATTAGAAGAAGATAAGAACATTTGAAGGTGTACATCGTATTCAATCTGATCTGAACATTGAGCAGCTCAATATAATTCTAATAGTTATTTTGAATCGTATTTTGATTTAGCTAAAGAGGTTTGATTTAAGAAGAATTTAGGCTTTATGAAAGGTTGTAGAAAGTGATGAGTTAAATTTGATTATAAAGACGCAAATACTAGAGAAGATAATGACATAGTGGCGTATGACATGACTGACATGTGGACTACATTGCCCCAATTTAACACGTTTTGAAATCATATCATAATCTTTTTCAAATCAAAACTAAAGTATACAGTTCTTTTCGTGCATCGGCAAAAGTGATATTACCTTTATTATCAATTtaggtaacttatgttattttttcgGGTCATTTGCCCAATTATGTAACCACTAATACATCACATACAAAGTGTTGAGTAAATCATCCCACATCGGTCTTGGGTAAAAACATTGTGGTGCTTATAATAGTTTGGGTTCCTCATTCCCTTGAGTTAACTTTTGGAGTTGAATAATCACAtacaaaggtcatgcttcaccaatcaataatcccatgatgaagtcagcggaccccgaaggtcatgtttcaccaatcaataatcccatgatgaagtcagcggaccccgcagGTCAtgtttcaccaatcaacgcccttttggcctcgaacaacgagtagcgtaacatcgcattctactacgccatagtgaatcctaaccacatatatcaaacataggcacaaaacaataattccccAAAAGATGTTGGGACCACGCCCGGTCATTGATGTTGGGACCGCGCCCGCAGTGATCTGCGCCTCGTGTGCGGGGGGCGTGTTGAGTAAATCATCCCACATCGGCCTTGGGTAAAAACATTGTGGTGCTTATAATAGCTTGGGTTCCTCATCCCCTTGTGGTGCTTATAATAGCTTGGGTTCCTCATCCCCCTTGAGTTAACTTTTGGGGTTGAATTGGGCTCAAGTCTATTATTTCACACAAAGTGTTATCAAAAGCGTTTTTAAATTATTCTTTTTGTTTTCTCTCTAGCGAAAAGCATATAATCTTTGTAGTATTTGCCAAACACTTTACTAATTATTTACTATTATTTTTTGGATAAGCGAGGAAACCCCCACTAGCACATTGGGCTCCTCTcaagcccccgagcgcgagacctggtaccgagtAATCAAACATTTTACTAATTATTACTTTTAGCTAACATAATAAGCAGGTAATCTCATTAAAACGTGATCCCAAACATCGAACTTGGATGGTGGTGAAACTCGTTTGTTTGATGTGTCAGTGGAGGTTCATAACTCGAGAGATCCTGGCAATATCGGGTCTTCTTCGGGTTCGGATATTGGTGTTTCGGGTCCAGTTGTGACCGATGATGTGAATATTAGTGGGGGGTCTAAAGGATCAAATGACTTTACCTTTGTTACTTCTGAGGCGAGGTCATTGGCAAAAAGCCTATTAGTGGGAATTCGGGCTTGGATGTGGCGGTTCCTTGTTTAAAATCGGACTCTCCATTCAATCAATTTGATGAGATGATGAAAATTTTGGGGTCGTTATAGTAGGTGCTATTCTTAATCATTCGAGCTATATGTCCAATCGTCCACCTAAGCCTAAAAGGATTCGTAAAAAGAGACCGATTCAAATACTAACTATATCAAAGACATATTCCAAGCAAATTAGGTATCACATGTAGAAGAATCGATATTGCCGCGAgaaatgtatataaaatatatttagtttAGGAAATATTACTATTCATGACAAATATTTTCTTATGGGTAGTGATATATCCGACATCCAATTTGCTACATCCACCAAACATTATGCAGTATTTGGTTGTACAGTAACACTTATCAATGCATGATTTTGGTGGATGAAGTAATTTGAATGTTGGATTTATCAACTCCCTTTTCTTATGACTTCTCTTAGATGCCATTGAGTACACCTTATATCAATATTAAAGGATGGATAAGAAGAAATATTATCACATAAACATACGATTCAGGGAAAAACCTTCTGATGGCAACAATAACAATCACATACCCCAATTATAAAAAAAACATCAAattaaaatacataaaaaaaaagataaatACTACCTTTATACAGCAGCGTAACGGTTTAAAGCAATCGAAGAGATGAAATTAGAGATTTTGACCGAGAACCTGTTTATCAATATATGAAGTTGACGAACATTTTCTATTTTTGAAATGTAAACTACGATACTCTTAGACCAATGACCCTTTGGTAGTTTGGTAGTTGACCTACATAATAGAATATTATTTACCTttatatgaaacaacccaacccgtaacaattacgacaaatttttttttattaattaactaTTAGCGCCCAATTAACGGTTACATATAATCCATTTAAACAATATCACAATCGTAATGTTTACAAACGGCTCAAAGGCCCTTAACAATTGTAACACAAGTTCGACCCATtcaaattgatagttttaatccaaacgacacttgagcatggtttggggctaaactacccgtaacactaggtcgacttccaaaagcttcctccaaagcatcccctaacaaaacaaaacGGAAGaccactaatccaaacgaatacctttgcctttatccaagtcggagcctaaaaaggtaaacaacaagagggtaagctaaagcttagtgagtgcaataattatacatacacatatataacccatctacttgcaatcgcacccaccaaatacctcttacgaaaatataactcaaatgCATGCTGTCATACTCAtgatgctaacaactcgtacactaacacaacaccacattagcatatactcaatacaatatatatatatacatatatatatatagcatgcttatCCAACGTTCAACAACatagtatggttaaccataacgctatggtgctaccggcacgtggttcactgagtctcactcttttatagttctaccggctcgtggttcacactttggcgctaccgacacgtggttcacgcctcattttatagtgctaccggcacgtggttcacacttgatgctaccggcacgtggttcacatcataattttatagtgctaccggcacgtggttcacacttgatgctagtggttcacatcataattttatagtgctaccggcacgtggttcacacttgatgctaccggcacgtggttcacatcataatactcgtcacatacatgttatggtactacggcacgtggttcataccataacattcacaaataaatacgccatatacatgtacgcataattattccagtcACCTTATAGACTAGGCAATGAATTAACAACTCCGgaagcttcaaagtgaagtacctaatacaataagtacacattcaatacacaactagtggaattaaccccattacttacacttgagcatttaatgacccaattgcattaaataactcaactacaccaaaaccgcccataaatggccaagactcatcttaaatcactaaagcaagtgatttaaagtctactaaccttaactaatacaaacttagagtatttcatacccatttcacccaattaggtcaaccattacccatttgacccattttagcacTTAGACTCATAATTTAAGTCACACTTAACCCATTTATAagtctttcaacattaaacaagtgagttagtgactaacaacaccatttgacacttacaacctcaattcataagaccaaaccctaggttatagctattagggtttcctttcatcaatattacctaaattcacccatttaactcccaaatgggtctcacaagactcaaatggccaaaccctagccataaattaactaaaactcaaaacatggagttaagacttaccaatactatcaagtcgtagctaagaacgaggaaaacaaatttcctatttgctccaaagatcgaatcacaagtcttcaccttcgaatctcacttttaatccaaatgggttttatgttttggaagagaaaatggaaagaaaaggaaaaaggaaaatgaattaaatgagataagtggttaaggtttaatgctccaatcagatccatacgcgaaaagacgaaaatacccttggACCACCCCTTTTTAAATAGAAAAAACGGATCAGATCTGcagctttgtcgcgccgcgacctcaattgtcgcggcgcggcaatacacTGGATTTTCGAGCTATCTTATTCCACTCCTGACTTTGATTTGCTTTATTTGTCGCGGCTTGCCCAAGAtctccgcggcgcggcaatggcctgtaaCTGGCCATTTTGACAATTTAACACAACTATTaatttattcgacttgtacacctcgttcacgcttcctacatacatttaaacttcgtctttaagtctcacatgacttaacactatcaaaacccatgcatatacttatacatgcatacattctcaaacatatacatatacatatgaatatatctcgtatacatcgagttaacactttatatcgtttaatcacataaacaagcgaaatataaatgttctaacgattaaataagtaccttaagacatgTATGAATAAAAcgagatgttacaactctcccacacttgaatcggagcgcgtcctcgcgatccaagccgcatgacaaaccggaagatacaccaatacaaactcttcgggttcccatgtaaactcggaacctttactacgactccattgaactttaaaagttctcacctctttatgtctcaatctctttactttttcatcgagtatagcaatcggcttctcaacatactctaacttgttgtttagctcgatctcgtctaatggtacccatgaagaatcatccgcaagacacttacggagatgggaaacatgaaatgtattatggatccccgcaagctcttcgggtaattccaaacgatacgcaacttcaccaacacgagctaaaatcttaaacggaccaataaaccgaggagctaactttcctcgttttcgaaaccaaataacacctttccatggcgaaactataagcatcaccatgtcgccttcttggaattcgatcggtcgccttcgtttgtcggcatacgacttttgtctatcttgagcctttttcaaatgagcccgaatcatctcaatcttgctattcgtctctaaaaccaaatcggtactcccgatttctctttgaccaacttcaccccaacaaatcggagttcggcacctctgcccataaagcatctcgtaaggtggcatcccgatactagtatgataactattattgtacgagaattccaccaaaggtaagtgctcatcccaactaccaccgaaatcaataatacacgcccgcaacatatcctccaatgtttgattcgtacgttcggtttgaccgtccgtttgaggatgatacgccgtgctcaatttcaattgtgtacccatatcttcatgaaacttttcccaaaaccgagatgtgaaacgggtatctcgatcagaaataatagatataggaactccatgccttgatatcacttccttgatgaacaacttagccaaagtctccgatgatatcgctttgcCAAATggaaagaaacaaggcactcttcgtcaaccgatcaactatcacccaaatcgaatcaaattgggttctcgccgtcct includes these proteins:
- the LOC139852933 gene encoding cytochrome P450 76A2-like; its protein translation is MEINWTISLVVLITTFVFFIINRRKKSVKRQPPAPPGWPVFGNLFNLGTMPHRTVAGLAREYGPIVRLKLGSVNTVAILNAKVATEFFKNHDLTFVDRTITETSKSHDYDKSSLALAPYGTYWRVLRKICTVEMIVAKRINESESVRRRCVDDMLNWIEKEATLVKNGNGIHVAKFVFLASFNLLGNLMLSRDLANPDSEMGSEFFKAMSGLMEWGGHPNISDLYPWLKWFDIQGLRKKMDRDVGKALEIATGWVNERVEKRAHKTKERASVRRKDFLDVLLDEPEKMSIKDITVFILEIFMAGSETTSSTIEWALTELLRSPAKMTRVKDELASVIGPNQKLEESSIDNLPYLQAIIKETLRLHAPIPFLVPRKAGEDTNFMGYHIPKDTQMFVNSWAIGRDPECWENPNSFEPERFLGSKVDYKGQHFELIPFGAGRRMCAGVPLADRVLHLVLGSLLHEFDWELESHVKAETLDMDDIIGIVVRKLVPLKAIPKKLTN